In a single window of the Flavivirga spongiicola genome:
- a CDS encoding thioredoxin family protein, with protein MKKTIIFLSAFSIYGVILAQGINFETSDWASIKSKAKEAKKLIFIDVYTTWCGPCKWMEKNTFNDEEVGIFYNNNFVSFKVDAEKEKGLDFAKEYNISSFPTLLFVDKEGKQINRKSEALNKDDFLQFGQQALDSEKELAIKSSLYNNGNREREFILKYLAILKERDLPTEELALWYFAMIGQKKWISSENLGLIKQYLHNPYSNVIEFLVKNKESESEMIKGNVLVYQTLFGVYKGNMTTLIKDRKDIEMDQLLSHINLIFYSNEVSYLTFFKKKEIAKRDKDWKRYTEECIEYVNKHLLNSNSALNNWAMTFYKNEAITDENALNEALKWTNIALKNEKNDYYNTAFLDTRARLLYKLGRKEEALKVANNTVKIAKNIGADPTNTLKLIEKIKAN; from the coding sequence ATGAAAAAAACAATCATTTTCTTGTCAGCATTTTCAATATATGGCGTAATACTAGCGCAAGGTATCAATTTTGAAACATCAGATTGGGCTTCAATAAAAAGTAAAGCCAAAGAAGCAAAGAAGTTAATCTTTATAGACGTCTACACCACTTGGTGTGGTCCATGTAAATGGATGGAAAAAAACACTTTCAACGATGAAGAAGTGGGAATCTTTTACAATAATAACTTTGTCTCTTTTAAAGTTGACGCTGAAAAAGAAAAAGGTTTAGATTTTGCAAAAGAATACAATATCAGCAGCTTTCCAACCCTTTTATTTGTTGATAAAGAAGGAAAGCAAATTAATAGGAAAAGTGAAGCTTTGAATAAAGATGATTTTTTACAATTTGGACAGCAAGCGTTAGATTCAGAAAAGGAGTTAGCCATCAAATCTTCATTATACAATAATGGCAATAGAGAACGTGAGTTCATCCTTAAATATCTTGCTATTTTAAAAGAAAGAGATTTGCCAACAGAAGAACTTGCGTTATGGTACTTTGCTATGATTGGACAAAAAAAATGGATTTCGTCAGAAAACCTTGGACTTATCAAGCAGTACCTACATAACCCTTATAGCAATGTTATAGAATTTTTGGTGAAAAATAAAGAATCTGAATCTGAAATGATAAAAGGCAATGTTTTAGTGTATCAAACCCTCTTTGGTGTCTACAAGGGCAATATGACGACCTTAATTAAAGATAGGAAAGATATAGAAATGGATCAATTATTGTCTCATATAAATTTAATTTTTTATTCGAATGAAGTGAGCTACTTAACTTTTTTTAAAAAAAAGGAAATTGCCAAAAGAGATAAAGACTGGAAACGTTATACTGAAGAATGTATCGAATATGTTAACAAACACTTGTTAAACAGTAATTCTGCCCTAAATAATTGGGCTATGACATTTTATAAAAACGAAGCTATAACCGATGAGAATGCTTTGAATGAGGCCTTAAAATGGACGAATATAGCACTTAAGAACGAAAAAAATGATTATTACAATACTGCATTTTTAGATACTCGGGCAAGGTTGCTGTATAAGCTTGGAAGAAAAGAAGAGGCTCTTAAAGTAGCTAATAATACTGTTAAGATTGCTAAAAATATTGGAGCAGACCCAACAAATACCTTAAAACTTATTGAGAAAATAAAGGCTAATTAA
- a CDS encoding zinc-dependent metalloprotease — MKKYITFILIYISISSYAQEVNSNIKPYNEVITSEAVTQKGFLQTHLLKNKLYLELPSAMLNKEMLFVRHHRPFYQSQVKWTKRNNAIHLIISEIESKVGNTIPLIKDKLSITITPITFPILALGSNDSSYVIDVTNLFLNTPKPLSARGKVILSDLAFINKVLAFDNTIEVKTNKTFTSKHGPLTEVSDFSLFLLPEPMMPRLYDYRMGFFTDEWNLSRVKGRASIARWRLKKKIKNQLLSDPIKPIVFYFDPITPDKWKPYIKAGIEEWLPAFEVAGFKKAVLVKEPPINDKNFSVNSMRYSFIRWRNGSKYRGYEGKGGGSVHTVIDKRTGEILKGDIIIGRTNSLVDQYFTRCSPLDKRAQQYPFPDDLMGELIQKLTAHEAGHVFGLKDGSYGEYTYPFKKMRDKKWLEEMGHTPSIMNYARENFIVQPQDSIPFQLLKQKVGPTDLYSIRWGYTVFQNINTPDDELPYLEAIIREQDSIPWYRWGGASYGPQATNEVVESDDPVRATALGIENLKRVIKLIPKATRNERNYAILKRLYTKTLDLWVDQMKLVVSLVGGYTAQYKNGNQKGPVYDHSAIPVSRQKEAVAFLIKEAFNPPLWMASPEITRRFETRGTLNNISERQMEVLKNLLLPRRLKNMEEIDLTGEKKGYKMTDFLNDLHTGLWKELEDEIIKINPYRQEIQLTYILVLKGYIEADIKNRYIGSAIHRFNNYTRSNLFNSLINIKSAIKKVIQQDINDVSTSSHLELCLLEINKI, encoded by the coding sequence ATGAAAAAATATATAACATTCATATTAATATACATATCAATAAGCAGTTACGCTCAAGAAGTAAATAGCAATATAAAACCATACAATGAAGTCATTACATCAGAAGCTGTTACACAAAAGGGGTTTTTACAGACACACCTCCTTAAAAATAAGCTCTATTTAGAACTTCCTTCGGCAATGCTAAATAAAGAGATGTTGTTTGTAAGACATCACAGGCCTTTTTACCAAAGTCAAGTTAAATGGACAAAACGGAATAATGCAATTCATTTAATTATTTCGGAGATCGAATCAAAAGTGGGCAATACAATTCCGTTAATTAAAGATAAATTAAGCATAACAATAACACCAATTACCTTCCCAATTTTGGCATTAGGTAGTAACGATTCAAGTTATGTTATTGATGTAACAAACTTATTTTTGAATACCCCAAAACCATTATCTGCTCGAGGTAAGGTTATACTCAGTGATTTAGCTTTTATAAATAAGGTATTGGCATTTGATAACACCATAGAAGTTAAAACAAATAAGACATTCACATCAAAACATGGACCATTAACAGAAGTATCTGATTTTAGTTTGTTTTTACTTCCAGAACCTATGATGCCACGACTGTACGACTATCGAATGGGTTTTTTTACTGATGAATGGAATCTTTCTCGTGTTAAGGGGAGAGCCTCTATTGCAAGATGGCGCTTGAAAAAAAAGATTAAAAACCAATTATTAAGTGACCCCATCAAACCAATTGTTTTTTATTTTGACCCGATAACACCGGACAAATGGAAACCCTATATAAAAGCTGGTATAGAAGAATGGCTACCCGCATTTGAAGTTGCAGGTTTTAAAAAAGCTGTTTTAGTAAAAGAGCCTCCAATTAATGATAAAAATTTTTCAGTGAATAGTATGAGGTACTCTTTTATTCGATGGAGAAACGGATCGAAATACAGAGGGTATGAAGGCAAAGGGGGTGGAAGTGTACACACTGTTATAGACAAAAGAACAGGAGAAATCCTTAAGGGAGATATTATAATAGGAAGAACTAATTCTCTAGTAGATCAATATTTTACAAGATGTAGCCCATTAGATAAACGAGCACAGCAATATCCATTTCCAGATGATTTAATGGGCGAATTAATTCAGAAGCTTACAGCTCATGAAGCAGGTCATGTTTTTGGGTTAAAAGATGGCAGTTATGGGGAGTATACGTATCCCTTTAAAAAAATGCGCGATAAAAAATGGTTAGAGGAGATGGGGCATACTCCCAGTATCATGAATTATGCTAGAGAAAATTTTATAGTACAGCCACAGGATAGTATACCCTTTCAACTGTTAAAACAAAAAGTAGGGCCTACAGACCTCTATTCTATTCGTTGGGGGTATACAGTATTTCAAAATATTAATACCCCCGATGACGAATTACCCTATTTGGAAGCCATCATTAGAGAACAGGATTCTATACCATGGTATAGATGGGGAGGTGCTAGCTATGGGCCACAGGCCACAAACGAAGTCGTAGAGAGTGATGACCCGGTTCGAGCGACTGCTCTAGGGATAGAGAATTTAAAACGGGTTATTAAGTTGATTCCTAAAGCTACTCGTAATGAAAGGAACTACGCAATATTAAAACGATTATATACTAAAACACTCGATCTTTGGGTAGACCAAATGAAATTGGTAGTGTCTTTGGTGGGAGGATATACAGCTCAATATAAAAACGGCAATCAGAAAGGTCCAGTGTATGATCATTCTGCTATTCCAGTTAGCCGTCAAAAAGAAGCCGTTGCGTTCTTGATCAAAGAAGCTTTTAATCCACCTTTATGGATGGCATCCCCAGAAATTACAAGAAGATTTGAAACCAGAGGTACTCTAAATAATATATCAGAAAGACAAATGGAAGTGCTTAAAAACTTATTATTACCAAGACGACTAAAAAACATGGAAGAAATTGATTTAACAGGTGAAAAAAAAGGCTATAAAATGACAGATTTTCTAAACGATTTACACACAGGATTATGGAAAGAGCTGGAAGATGAAATTATAAAAATAAACCCATATCGTCAGGAAATTCAATTAACATACATACTTGTATTAAAAGGGTATATTGAAGCAGACATTAAAAATAGATATATTGGAAGCGCTATTCATAGATTTAATAATTATACTCGCAGTAACTTGTTTAATTCTTTAATTAATATTAAAAGCGCTATTAAAAAAGTAATACAGCAGGATATTAATGATGTCTCTACAAGCTCACATCTTGAGTTATGTTTATTAGAAATAAATAAAATTTAA
- a CDS encoding MauE/DoxX family redox-associated membrane protein, with amino-acid sequence MKIHSKYKNVLLEFICFLYILLFVYAALSKLLVFDEFKIQIGQSAMLTPFVGIVAWVIPSLEILISLLILIPRFRLLGMYAAFSLMVMFTAYIFIILNFSNDIPCSCGGVLEKLGWTEHLTFNIAFVLLAFTGILIINGQKNYPTPKFA; translated from the coding sequence ATGAAAATTCATAGTAAGTATAAAAATGTTCTGTTAGAATTTATTTGTTTCCTGTATATACTCCTATTTGTATATGCAGCATTGAGTAAATTACTGGTTTTTGATGAGTTTAAGATTCAGATAGGGCAATCTGCTATGCTTACACCTTTTGTAGGTATCGTAGCCTGGGTGATACCCTCCCTTGAGATCCTGATCTCCTTACTAATACTTATTCCACGGTTTAGGTTATTAGGAATGTATGCTGCCTTTAGTCTTATGGTTATGTTCACCGCTTATATTTTTATTATTTTAAACTTTAGCAATGATATTCCCTGTTCTTGTGGGGGGGTTCTTGAAAAACTAGGATGGACAGAACATTTAACCTTTAACATCGCTTTTGTTCTTTTAGCCTTTACAGGGATACTCATTATAAACGGACAAAAAAATTATCCAACCCCAAAATTTGCTTAA
- a CDS encoding RagB/SusD family nutrient uptake outer membrane protein produces the protein MKLITHTIESLGVDINSRSNIIRVLQLVLVMFFLISCDDFVDVDLPINKLTAETVFEDAGTVEVALKGIYSELRDSFLVNDLYEIIGWYTDELDPEVSIPNSPNSFYNHTLLATNSRIEGWWNNAYNLIFLANAFVDGVENSTSLTLEDKNQFTGEALFIRAYLHTLLVELFGPVPYITTTDYITNTTVSRMPVDEVYTNIIIDLTKASTLLGDDISGEGIRVYDAVVDALLARVYLYTQKWEDAEIMASKVIDRFVLEPDLNQVFLKDALGTIWQFKPEIEGKNSLEGASFIFENNPFGKPVLSTSLLNTFEFFNIFDRDLRRDKWIRTVTGTNGTWRHSYKYKEGVNPTTITNAQGEEVAASLEYSIVFRLAEQYLIRAEARVQLAKITGAQEDINFIRNRARLSNTTAATTNELLDAILHERQVELFTEGGHRWFDLKRMGKAAEVLAPIKSGWRDTDILFPIPESEILLNPNLVQNDGY, from the coding sequence ATGAAACTTATAACACATACAATAGAATCTTTAGGAGTTGACATAAATAGCAGATCTAATATTATAAGGGTGTTACAACTAGTTTTGGTCATGTTCTTTTTAATTAGCTGTGATGATTTTGTCGATGTAGACCTTCCAATAAACAAATTAACAGCAGAGACTGTCTTTGAGGATGCAGGAACAGTGGAGGTCGCATTAAAAGGGATTTATTCTGAATTACGTGATAGCTTTTTGGTAAATGATTTGTATGAAATAATAGGGTGGTATACTGACGAATTGGATCCCGAGGTGTCAATTCCCAATTCCCCAAACTCATTCTATAATCACACGCTCTTGGCAACAAATTCCAGAATTGAAGGTTGGTGGAATAATGCTTATAATTTGATTTTTCTAGCCAATGCTTTTGTAGATGGAGTAGAGAATTCTACTTCTTTGACTTTAGAAGATAAAAATCAATTTACAGGAGAAGCCCTTTTTATCAGAGCCTATTTGCATACTTTATTGGTTGAGCTATTTGGACCTGTTCCCTATATTACCACAACTGATTATATAACAAACACTACCGTGTCCCGTATGCCAGTTGATGAGGTATATACTAATATTATTATAGATTTAACAAAAGCATCCACTCTGCTGGGCGATGATATCTCTGGAGAGGGGATACGTGTATACGATGCAGTTGTAGATGCTCTATTAGCAAGAGTTTATCTATATACCCAAAAATGGGAGGATGCTGAAATTATGGCATCCAAAGTTATTGACAGGTTTGTATTAGAACCCGATTTAAACCAGGTATTTTTAAAAGACGCATTAGGAACGATATGGCAATTTAAACCTGAAATAGAAGGGAAGAATTCTCTAGAAGGAGCTTCTTTTATTTTTGAAAATAATCCTTTTGGTAAGCCTGTATTGAGTACATCACTTTTAAATACATTTGAATTTTTTAATATTTTTGATCGTGATCTGCGTAGGGATAAATGGATTAGAACGGTCACAGGTACTAATGGTACATGGCGTCATTCATATAAGTATAAAGAGGGGGTTAATCCTACTACCATAACAAATGCACAAGGAGAAGAGGTAGCAGCATCATTAGAATACTCCATTGTATTTCGATTAGCAGAGCAATACTTAATCCGTGCAGAAGCCAGGGTACAGCTTGCGAAAATAACAGGAGCACAGGAAGATATAAATTTTATTAGAAACCGGGCAAGATTATCCAATACAACGGCTGCTACTACAAATGAATTGCTGGATGCCATTCTCCATGAACGGCAGGTAGAACTCTTTACAGAAGGAGGTCACCGTTGGTTTGATTTAAAAAGAATGGGGAAAGCCGCCGAAGTATTGGCACCTATAAAATCAGGATGGAGAGATACAGACATTTTATTCCCTATCCCAGAATCAGAGATTTTGTTAAATCCAAATTTAGTTCAAAATGATGGCTACTGA
- a CDS encoding DUF6520 family protein, with protein sequence MKSKIFKIVLPAFALMLAITASLAFTSVENDAAEQTPLEGWYLNNDTPPVCTKVITTPPGSDVNCQTSGADVCTLFIPGQGLKTIYADNQCDNLRVLFRIGS encoded by the coding sequence ATGAAATCTAAAATTTTTAAAATCGTTTTACCTGCTTTTGCTCTTATGTTAGCTATCACAGCTTCTCTTGCTTTTACATCTGTAGAAAATGACGCAGCAGAGCAAACCCCTTTAGAAGGATGGTATCTGAATAACGATACGCCTCCTGTTTGTACAAAAGTTATTACAACTCCTCCTGGATCTGATGTAAACTGTCAAACATCAGGTGCTGACGTTTGCACTCTTTTTATACCAGGTCAAGGGCTTAAAACTATTTATGCGGATAACCAATGTGATAACCTTAGAGTATTATTTAGGATAGGATCTTAA